In one Eulemur rufifrons isolate Redbay chromosome 14, OSU_ERuf_1, whole genome shotgun sequence genomic region, the following are encoded:
- the PMS2 gene encoding mismatch repair endonuclease PMS2 isoform X1, with amino-acid sequence MDGREAGPLWEPQGELSVIPKAGRVLHPWSELRARELAKAIKPIDRKSVHQICSGQVVLSLSTAVKELVENSVDAGATNIDLRLKDYGVDLIEVSDNGCGVEEENFEGLTLKHHTSKIQEFADLTQVETFGFRGEALSSLCALSDVSISTCHTSAKVGTRLVFDHNGKIIQKTPYPRPKGTTVSVQQLFYTLPVRHKEFQRNIKKEYARMVQVLHAYCIISAGIRISCTNQLGQGKRQPVVCTGGSSSIKENIGSVFGQKQLQSLIPFVQLPPSDSVCEEYGLSCSDALHNLFYVSGFISQCAHGVGRSSTDRQFFFINRRPCDPAKVSRLVNEVYHMYNRHQYPFVILNISVDSECVDINVTPDKRQILLQEEKLLLAVLKTSLIGMFDNDVNKLNVSQQPLLDIEGNLIKMHAAEMEKPLSEKQENSLSLGTQGEEKRAISVSRLREAFSLRHTTENKSQDTEIPEPRRSSPRQKRSVPFSRASDPVSGRGWPGPPEEVVSSGKGPGDHMDRAEVERDSGHGSTSAGSEGGFSTPDMDSHCSSDCAASSQEDRFSQENVEACEKLSETDHHFSDVERHLNQEDIGRKLRDLPQPTNLSSSNTKRFKKEIPSHSDIPEKLVNTQNMSASQVDVAVKINKKIVPLDFSLSSLAKRIKQLHRQEQQSASEQNYRKFRAKICPGENQAAEDELRKEISKTMFAEMEIIGQFNLGFIITKLNEDIFIVDQHATDEKYNFEMLQQHTVLQGQRLIAPQTLNLTAVNEAILIENLEIFRKNGFDFVIDESAPVTERAKLISLPTSKNWTFGPQDIDELIFMLSDSPGVMCRPSRVRQMFASRACRKSVMIGTALNTSEMKKLIAHMGEMDHPWNCPHGRPTMRHIANLDIISQN; translated from the exons AACTTGCTAAGGCCATCAAACCTATCGATCGGAAGTCAGTCCATCAAATTTGTTCCGGGCAGGTGGTTCTCAGTCTAAGCACTGCTGTGAAGGAGTTGGTGGAAAATAGCGTGGATGCTGGTGCCACTAATATTG ATCTAAGGCTTAAAGACTATGGGGTGGATCTCATTGAAGTTTCAGACAATGGATGCGGGGTAGAAGAAGAAAACTTTGAAGGCTTAA CTCTGAAACATCACACTTCTAAGATTCAAGAGTTTGCTGACCTAACTCAGGTTGAAACTTTTGGCTTTCGGGGGGAAGCACTGAGCTCACTTTGTGCACTGAG TGATGTAAGTATTTCTACCTGCCACACGTCTGCAAAGGTTGGGACTCGACTGGTGTTTGATCACAATGGGAAAATCATCCAAAAAACCCCCTACCCACGACCCAAGGGGACGACAGTCAGCGTGCAGCAGCTCTTCTATACGCTACCTGTGCGCCATAAGGAATTTCAAAGGAATATTAAAAAG GAGTATGCTAGAATGGTCCAGGTCTTACATGCATACTGTATCATTTCAGCAGGCATCCGTATAAGCTGCACCAATCAGCTTGGACAAGGAAAACGACAGCCTGTGGTATGCACAGGTGGAAGCTCCAGCATAAAGGAGAATATTGGATCTGTGTTTGGACAGAAGCAG TTGCAAAGCCTCATTCCTTTTGTTCAGCTGCCCCCTAGTGACTCCGTCTGTGAAGAGTATGGTCTGAGCTGTTCTGATGCTCTGCATAATCTGTTTTA TGTCTCAGGTTTCATTTCACAATGTGCTCACGGAGTTGGAAGGAGTTCAACCGACAGacaatttttctttatcaatcGGAGGCCTTGTGACCCAGCAAag GTCTCCAGGCTTGTGAATGAGGTCTATCACATGTATAATCGACATCAATATCCATTTGTCATTCTTAACATTTCTGTTGATTCAG AATGTGTTGATATCAATGTTACTCCAGACAAAAGGCAAATTTTACTACAAGAGGAGAAGCTTTTGTTGGCAGTTTTAAAGACCTCTTTGATAGGAATGTTTGATAATGATGTCAATAAACTTAATGTCAGTCAGCAGCCACTATTGGATATTGAAG GtaacttaataaaaatgcatgcagcagaaatggaaaagcctCTGTCAGAGAAGCAGGAGAATTCCCTTTCATTAGGGactcaaggagaagaaaaaagggcGATATCCGTCTCCAGACTGAGAGAGGCCTTTTCTCTTCGTCACACAACGGAGAACAAGTCTCAGGACACGGAGATTCCTGAACCGAGACGGAGCTCTCCGAGGCAGAAGAGGAGTGTGCCATTTTCTAGGGCTTCGGATCCCGTCTCTGGCAGAGGCTGGCCGGGCCCTCCGGAAGAGGTGGTGAGTTCCGGCAAGGGCCCCGGTGACCACATGGACAGAGCAGAAGTGGAGAGGGACTCGGGGCACGGCAGCACTTCAGCTGGCTCAGAGGGAGGGTTCAGCACCCCAGACATGGACAGTCACTGCAGCAGTGACTGTGCAGCCAGCTCCCAAGAGGACAGGTTTTCACAGGAAAACGTGGAAGCCTGCGAGAAATTATCTGAAACTGACCATCATTTTTCCGACGTGGAAAGGCATTTAAACCAAGAAGATATTGGACGTAAACTGAGAGATTTGCCTCAGCCAACTAATCTCTCATCCTCAAATACAAAgcgttttaaaaaagaaattccttcaCATTCCGACATTCCTGAAAAGTTAGTTAATACTCAGAACATGTCAGCATCTCAGGTTGATGTAGctgttaaaattaataagaaaatagtgCCCCTTGACTTTTCTCTGAGTTCTTTAGCTAAACGAATAAAGCAGTTACATCGCCAAGAACAGCAAAGTGCCAGTGAACAGAATTATAGGAAATTTAGGGCCAAGATTTGCCCTGGAGAAAATCAAGCAGCAGAAGATGAACTAAGAAAAGAGATAAG TAAAACGATGtttgcagaaatggaaatcaTTGGTCAGTTTAACTTGGGATTTATAATAACCAAACTGAATGAGGATATCTTCATAGTGGACCAGCATGCTACCGATGAGAAATACAACTTCGAGATGCTGCAGCAGCACACTGTTCTCCAGGGTCAGCGGCTTATAGC aCCTCAGACTCTCAACTTAACTGCTGTCAATGAAGCTATTCTaatagaaaatctggaaatattCAGAAAGAATGGCTTTGATTTTGTTATTGATGAAAGCG ctcCAGTGACTGAAAGGGCTAAATTGATTTCCTTGCCAACTAGTAAAAACTGGACCTTTGGACCCCAGGATATAGATGAACTGATCTTCATGCTAAGTGACAGCCCTGGGGTCATGTGCCGGCCTTCCCGAGTCAGGCAGATGTTTGCCTCCAGAGCCTGCCGAAAGTCT
- the PMS2 gene encoding mismatch repair endonuclease PMS2 isoform X14, protein MERAEGSSTELAKAIKPIDRKSVHQICSGQVVLSLSTAVKELVENSVDAGATNIDLRLKDYGVDLIEVSDNGCGVEEENFEGLTLKHHTSKIQEFADLTQVETFGFRGEALSSLCALSDVSISTCHTSAKVGTRLVFDHNGKIIQKTPYPRPKGTTVSVQQLFYTLPVRHKEFQRNIKKVSRLVNEVYHMYNRHQYPFVILNISVDSECVDINVTPDKRQILLQEEKLLLAVLKTSLIGMFDNDVNKLNVSQQPLLDIEGNLIKMHAAEMEKPLSEKQENSLSLGTQGEEKRAISVSRLREAFSLRHTTENKSQDTEIPEPRRSSPRQKRSVPFSRASDPVSGRGWPGPPEEVVSSGKGPGDHMDRAEVERDSGHGSTSAGSEGGFSTPDMDSHCSSDCAASSQEDRFSQENVEACEKLSETDHHFSDVERHLNQEDIGRKLRDLPQPTNLSSSNTKRFKKEIPSHSDIPEKLVNTQNMSASQVDVAVKINKKIVPLDFSLSSLAKRIKQLHRQEQQSASEQNYRKFRAKICPGENQAAEDELRKEISKTMFAEMEIIGQFNLGFIITKLNEDIFIVDQHATDEKYNFEMLQQHTVLQGQRLIAPQTLNLTAVNEAILIENLEIFRKNGFDFVIDESAPVTERAKLISLPTSKNWTFGPQDIDELIFMLSDSPGVMCRPSRVRQMFASRACRKSVMIGTALNTSEMKKLIAHMGEMDHPWNCPHGRPTMRHIANLDIISQN, encoded by the exons TACAGAACTTGCTAAGGCCATCAAACCTATCGATCGGAAGTCAGTCCATCAAATTTGTTCCGGGCAGGTGGTTCTCAGTCTAAGCACTGCTGTGAAGGAGTTGGTGGAAAATAGCGTGGATGCTGGTGCCACTAATATTG ATCTAAGGCTTAAAGACTATGGGGTGGATCTCATTGAAGTTTCAGACAATGGATGCGGGGTAGAAGAAGAAAACTTTGAAGGCTTAA CTCTGAAACATCACACTTCTAAGATTCAAGAGTTTGCTGACCTAACTCAGGTTGAAACTTTTGGCTTTCGGGGGGAAGCACTGAGCTCACTTTGTGCACTGAG TGATGTAAGTATTTCTACCTGCCACACGTCTGCAAAGGTTGGGACTCGACTGGTGTTTGATCACAATGGGAAAATCATCCAAAAAACCCCCTACCCACGACCCAAGGGGACGACAGTCAGCGTGCAGCAGCTCTTCTATACGCTACCTGTGCGCCATAAGGAATTTCAAAGGAATATTAAAAAG GTCTCCAGGCTTGTGAATGAGGTCTATCACATGTATAATCGACATCAATATCCATTTGTCATTCTTAACATTTCTGTTGATTCAG AATGTGTTGATATCAATGTTACTCCAGACAAAAGGCAAATTTTACTACAAGAGGAGAAGCTTTTGTTGGCAGTTTTAAAGACCTCTTTGATAGGAATGTTTGATAATGATGTCAATAAACTTAATGTCAGTCAGCAGCCACTATTGGATATTGAAG GtaacttaataaaaatgcatgcagcagaaatggaaaagcctCTGTCAGAGAAGCAGGAGAATTCCCTTTCATTAGGGactcaaggagaagaaaaaagggcGATATCCGTCTCCAGACTGAGAGAGGCCTTTTCTCTTCGTCACACAACGGAGAACAAGTCTCAGGACACGGAGATTCCTGAACCGAGACGGAGCTCTCCGAGGCAGAAGAGGAGTGTGCCATTTTCTAGGGCTTCGGATCCCGTCTCTGGCAGAGGCTGGCCGGGCCCTCCGGAAGAGGTGGTGAGTTCCGGCAAGGGCCCCGGTGACCACATGGACAGAGCAGAAGTGGAGAGGGACTCGGGGCACGGCAGCACTTCAGCTGGCTCAGAGGGAGGGTTCAGCACCCCAGACATGGACAGTCACTGCAGCAGTGACTGTGCAGCCAGCTCCCAAGAGGACAGGTTTTCACAGGAAAACGTGGAAGCCTGCGAGAAATTATCTGAAACTGACCATCATTTTTCCGACGTGGAAAGGCATTTAAACCAAGAAGATATTGGACGTAAACTGAGAGATTTGCCTCAGCCAACTAATCTCTCATCCTCAAATACAAAgcgttttaaaaaagaaattccttcaCATTCCGACATTCCTGAAAAGTTAGTTAATACTCAGAACATGTCAGCATCTCAGGTTGATGTAGctgttaaaattaataagaaaatagtgCCCCTTGACTTTTCTCTGAGTTCTTTAGCTAAACGAATAAAGCAGTTACATCGCCAAGAACAGCAAAGTGCCAGTGAACAGAATTATAGGAAATTTAGGGCCAAGATTTGCCCTGGAGAAAATCAAGCAGCAGAAGATGAACTAAGAAAAGAGATAAG TAAAACGATGtttgcagaaatggaaatcaTTGGTCAGTTTAACTTGGGATTTATAATAACCAAACTGAATGAGGATATCTTCATAGTGGACCAGCATGCTACCGATGAGAAATACAACTTCGAGATGCTGCAGCAGCACACTGTTCTCCAGGGTCAGCGGCTTATAGC aCCTCAGACTCTCAACTTAACTGCTGTCAATGAAGCTATTCTaatagaaaatctggaaatattCAGAAAGAATGGCTTTGATTTTGTTATTGATGAAAGCG ctcCAGTGACTGAAAGGGCTAAATTGATTTCCTTGCCAACTAGTAAAAACTGGACCTTTGGACCCCAGGATATAGATGAACTGATCTTCATGCTAAGTGACAGCCCTGGGGTCATGTGCCGGCCTTCCCGAGTCAGGCAGATGTTTGCCTCCAGAGCCTGCCGAAAGTCT
- the PMS2 gene encoding mismatch repair endonuclease PMS2 isoform X13 translates to MERAEGSSTELAKAIKPIDRKSVHQICSGQVVLSLSTAVKELVENSVDAGATNIDLRLKDYGVDLIEVSDNGCGVEEENFEGLTLKHHTSKIQEFADLTQVETFGFRGEALSSLCALSDVSISTCHTSAKVGTRLVFDHNGKIIQKTPYPRPKGTTVSVQQLFYTLPVRHKEFQRNIKKLQSLIPFVQLPPSDSVCEEYGLSCSDALHNLFYVSGFISQCAHGVGRSSTDRQFFFINRRPCDPAKVSRLVNEVYHMYNRHQYPFVILNISVDSGNLIKMHAAEMEKPLSEKQENSLSLGTQGEEKRAISVSRLREAFSLRHTTENKSQDTEIPEPRRSSPRQKRSVPFSRASDPVSGRGWPGPPEEVVSSGKGPGDHMDRAEVERDSGHGSTSAGSEGGFSTPDMDSHCSSDCAASSQEDRFSQENVEACEKLSETDHHFSDVERHLNQEDIGRKLRDLPQPTNLSSSNTKRFKKEIPSHSDIPEKLVNTQNMSASQVDVAVKINKKIVPLDFSLSSLAKRIKQLHRQEQQSASEQNYRKFRAKICPGENQAAEDELRKEISKTMFAEMEIIGQFNLGFIITKLNEDIFIVDQHATDEKYNFEMLQQHTVLQGQRLIAPQTLNLTAVNEAILIENLEIFRKNGFDFVIDESAPVTERAKLISLPTSKNWTFGPQDIDELIFMLSDSPGVMCRPSRVRQMFASRACRKSVMIGTALNTSEMKKLIAHMGEMDHPWNCPHGRPTMRHIANLDIISQN, encoded by the exons TACAGAACTTGCTAAGGCCATCAAACCTATCGATCGGAAGTCAGTCCATCAAATTTGTTCCGGGCAGGTGGTTCTCAGTCTAAGCACTGCTGTGAAGGAGTTGGTGGAAAATAGCGTGGATGCTGGTGCCACTAATATTG ATCTAAGGCTTAAAGACTATGGGGTGGATCTCATTGAAGTTTCAGACAATGGATGCGGGGTAGAAGAAGAAAACTTTGAAGGCTTAA CTCTGAAACATCACACTTCTAAGATTCAAGAGTTTGCTGACCTAACTCAGGTTGAAACTTTTGGCTTTCGGGGGGAAGCACTGAGCTCACTTTGTGCACTGAG TGATGTAAGTATTTCTACCTGCCACACGTCTGCAAAGGTTGGGACTCGACTGGTGTTTGATCACAATGGGAAAATCATCCAAAAAACCCCCTACCCACGACCCAAGGGGACGACAGTCAGCGTGCAGCAGCTCTTCTATACGCTACCTGTGCGCCATAAGGAATTTCAAAGGAATATTAAAAAG TTGCAAAGCCTCATTCCTTTTGTTCAGCTGCCCCCTAGTGACTCCGTCTGTGAAGAGTATGGTCTGAGCTGTTCTGATGCTCTGCATAATCTGTTTTA TGTCTCAGGTTTCATTTCACAATGTGCTCACGGAGTTGGAAGGAGTTCAACCGACAGacaatttttctttatcaatcGGAGGCCTTGTGACCCAGCAAag GTCTCCAGGCTTGTGAATGAGGTCTATCACATGTATAATCGACATCAATATCCATTTGTCATTCTTAACATTTCTGTTGATTCAG GtaacttaataaaaatgcatgcagcagaaatggaaaagcctCTGTCAGAGAAGCAGGAGAATTCCCTTTCATTAGGGactcaaggagaagaaaaaagggcGATATCCGTCTCCAGACTGAGAGAGGCCTTTTCTCTTCGTCACACAACGGAGAACAAGTCTCAGGACACGGAGATTCCTGAACCGAGACGGAGCTCTCCGAGGCAGAAGAGGAGTGTGCCATTTTCTAGGGCTTCGGATCCCGTCTCTGGCAGAGGCTGGCCGGGCCCTCCGGAAGAGGTGGTGAGTTCCGGCAAGGGCCCCGGTGACCACATGGACAGAGCAGAAGTGGAGAGGGACTCGGGGCACGGCAGCACTTCAGCTGGCTCAGAGGGAGGGTTCAGCACCCCAGACATGGACAGTCACTGCAGCAGTGACTGTGCAGCCAGCTCCCAAGAGGACAGGTTTTCACAGGAAAACGTGGAAGCCTGCGAGAAATTATCTGAAACTGACCATCATTTTTCCGACGTGGAAAGGCATTTAAACCAAGAAGATATTGGACGTAAACTGAGAGATTTGCCTCAGCCAACTAATCTCTCATCCTCAAATACAAAgcgttttaaaaaagaaattccttcaCATTCCGACATTCCTGAAAAGTTAGTTAATACTCAGAACATGTCAGCATCTCAGGTTGATGTAGctgttaaaattaataagaaaatagtgCCCCTTGACTTTTCTCTGAGTTCTTTAGCTAAACGAATAAAGCAGTTACATCGCCAAGAACAGCAAAGTGCCAGTGAACAGAATTATAGGAAATTTAGGGCCAAGATTTGCCCTGGAGAAAATCAAGCAGCAGAAGATGAACTAAGAAAAGAGATAAG TAAAACGATGtttgcagaaatggaaatcaTTGGTCAGTTTAACTTGGGATTTATAATAACCAAACTGAATGAGGATATCTTCATAGTGGACCAGCATGCTACCGATGAGAAATACAACTTCGAGATGCTGCAGCAGCACACTGTTCTCCAGGGTCAGCGGCTTATAGC aCCTCAGACTCTCAACTTAACTGCTGTCAATGAAGCTATTCTaatagaaaatctggaaatattCAGAAAGAATGGCTTTGATTTTGTTATTGATGAAAGCG ctcCAGTGACTGAAAGGGCTAAATTGATTTCCTTGCCAACTAGTAAAAACTGGACCTTTGGACCCCAGGATATAGATGAACTGATCTTCATGCTAAGTGACAGCCCTGGGGTCATGTGCCGGCCTTCCCGAGTCAGGCAGATGTTTGCCTCCAGAGCCTGCCGAAAGTCT
- the PMS2 gene encoding mismatch repair endonuclease PMS2 isoform X3, with protein sequence MERAEGSSTELAKAIKPIDRKSVHQICSGQVVLSLSTAVKELVENSVDAGATNIDLRLKDYGVDLIEVSDNGCGVEEENFEGLTLKHHTSKIQEFADLTQVETFGFRGEALSSLCALSDVSISTCHTSAKVGTRLVFDHNGKIIQKTPYPRPKGTTVSVQQLFYTLPVRHKEFQRNIKKEYARMVQVLHAYCIISAGIRISCTNQLGQGKRQPVVCTGGSSSIKENIGSVFGQKQLQSLIPFVQLPPSDSVCEEYGLSCSDALHNLFYVSGFISQCAHGVGRSSTDRQFFFINRRPCDPAKVSRLVNEVYHMYNRHQYPFVILNISVDSECVDINVTPDKRQILLQEEKLLLAVLKTSLIGMFDNDVNKLNVSQQPLLDIEGNLIKMHAAEMEKPLSEKQENSLSLGTQGEEKRAISVSRLREAFSLRHTTENKSQDTEIPEPRRSSPRQKRSVPFSRASDPVSGRGWPGPPEEVVSSGKGPGDHMDRAEVERDSGHGSTSAGSEGGFSTPDMDSHCSSDCAASSQEDRFSQENVEACEKLSETDHHFSDVERHLNQEDIGRKLRDLPQPTNLSSSNTKRFKKEIPSHSDIPEKLVNTQNMSASQVDVAVKINKKIVPLDFSLSSLAKRIKQLHRQEQQSASEQNYRKFRAKICPGENQAAEDELRKEISKTMFAEMEIIGQFNLGFIITKLNEDIFIVDQHATDEKYNFEMLQQHTVLQGQRLIAPQTLNLTAVNEAILIENLEIFRKNGFDFVIDESVMSFSQNFILLAPVTERAKLISLPTSKNWTFGPQDIDELIFMLSDSPGVMCRPSRVRQMFASRACRKSVMIGTALNTSEMKKLIAHMGEMDHPWNCPHGRPTMRHIANLDIISQN encoded by the exons TACAGAACTTGCTAAGGCCATCAAACCTATCGATCGGAAGTCAGTCCATCAAATTTGTTCCGGGCAGGTGGTTCTCAGTCTAAGCACTGCTGTGAAGGAGTTGGTGGAAAATAGCGTGGATGCTGGTGCCACTAATATTG ATCTAAGGCTTAAAGACTATGGGGTGGATCTCATTGAAGTTTCAGACAATGGATGCGGGGTAGAAGAAGAAAACTTTGAAGGCTTAA CTCTGAAACATCACACTTCTAAGATTCAAGAGTTTGCTGACCTAACTCAGGTTGAAACTTTTGGCTTTCGGGGGGAAGCACTGAGCTCACTTTGTGCACTGAG TGATGTAAGTATTTCTACCTGCCACACGTCTGCAAAGGTTGGGACTCGACTGGTGTTTGATCACAATGGGAAAATCATCCAAAAAACCCCCTACCCACGACCCAAGGGGACGACAGTCAGCGTGCAGCAGCTCTTCTATACGCTACCTGTGCGCCATAAGGAATTTCAAAGGAATATTAAAAAG GAGTATGCTAGAATGGTCCAGGTCTTACATGCATACTGTATCATTTCAGCAGGCATCCGTATAAGCTGCACCAATCAGCTTGGACAAGGAAAACGACAGCCTGTGGTATGCACAGGTGGAAGCTCCAGCATAAAGGAGAATATTGGATCTGTGTTTGGACAGAAGCAG TTGCAAAGCCTCATTCCTTTTGTTCAGCTGCCCCCTAGTGACTCCGTCTGTGAAGAGTATGGTCTGAGCTGTTCTGATGCTCTGCATAATCTGTTTTA TGTCTCAGGTTTCATTTCACAATGTGCTCACGGAGTTGGAAGGAGTTCAACCGACAGacaatttttctttatcaatcGGAGGCCTTGTGACCCAGCAAag GTCTCCAGGCTTGTGAATGAGGTCTATCACATGTATAATCGACATCAATATCCATTTGTCATTCTTAACATTTCTGTTGATTCAG AATGTGTTGATATCAATGTTACTCCAGACAAAAGGCAAATTTTACTACAAGAGGAGAAGCTTTTGTTGGCAGTTTTAAAGACCTCTTTGATAGGAATGTTTGATAATGATGTCAATAAACTTAATGTCAGTCAGCAGCCACTATTGGATATTGAAG GtaacttaataaaaatgcatgcagcagaaatggaaaagcctCTGTCAGAGAAGCAGGAGAATTCCCTTTCATTAGGGactcaaggagaagaaaaaagggcGATATCCGTCTCCAGACTGAGAGAGGCCTTTTCTCTTCGTCACACAACGGAGAACAAGTCTCAGGACACGGAGATTCCTGAACCGAGACGGAGCTCTCCGAGGCAGAAGAGGAGTGTGCCATTTTCTAGGGCTTCGGATCCCGTCTCTGGCAGAGGCTGGCCGGGCCCTCCGGAAGAGGTGGTGAGTTCCGGCAAGGGCCCCGGTGACCACATGGACAGAGCAGAAGTGGAGAGGGACTCGGGGCACGGCAGCACTTCAGCTGGCTCAGAGGGAGGGTTCAGCACCCCAGACATGGACAGTCACTGCAGCAGTGACTGTGCAGCCAGCTCCCAAGAGGACAGGTTTTCACAGGAAAACGTGGAAGCCTGCGAGAAATTATCTGAAACTGACCATCATTTTTCCGACGTGGAAAGGCATTTAAACCAAGAAGATATTGGACGTAAACTGAGAGATTTGCCTCAGCCAACTAATCTCTCATCCTCAAATACAAAgcgttttaaaaaagaaattccttcaCATTCCGACATTCCTGAAAAGTTAGTTAATACTCAGAACATGTCAGCATCTCAGGTTGATGTAGctgttaaaattaataagaaaatagtgCCCCTTGACTTTTCTCTGAGTTCTTTAGCTAAACGAATAAAGCAGTTACATCGCCAAGAACAGCAAAGTGCCAGTGAACAGAATTATAGGAAATTTAGGGCCAAGATTTGCCCTGGAGAAAATCAAGCAGCAGAAGATGAACTAAGAAAAGAGATAAG TAAAACGATGtttgcagaaatggaaatcaTTGGTCAGTTTAACTTGGGATTTATAATAACCAAACTGAATGAGGATATCTTCATAGTGGACCAGCATGCTACCGATGAGAAATACAACTTCGAGATGCTGCAGCAGCACACTGTTCTCCAGGGTCAGCGGCTTATAGC aCCTCAGACTCTCAACTTAACTGCTGTCAATGAAGCTATTCTaatagaaaatctggaaatattCAGAAAGAATGGCTTTGATTTTGTTATTGATGAAAGCG TAATgagtttttctcaaaattttattcttttagctcCAGTGACTGAAAGGGCTAAATTGATTTCCTTGCCAACTAGTAAAAACTGGACCTTTGGACCCCAGGATATAGATGAACTGATCTTCATGCTAAGTGACAGCCCTGGGGTCATGTGCCGGCCTTCCCGAGTCAGGCAGATGTTTGCCTCCAGAGCCTGCCGAAAGTCT